Sequence from the Halodesulfovibrio aestuarii DSM 17919 = ATCC 29578 genome:
TTAAATGACAGCCCGGTGGATGTCTTGGTCGGAATGCTGCACGGCGCGATGGTATTTTACAGCAGGTTTACCAAAGGCCATAACGCAGACGACCGTGTGGTCTTCAGGAATTCCTATCAATTCAAGCAGTTCTGGGGCGATCATTGTTAAAACGGCTTTAGCGATACCATCCCAGACTGTGCCGAGACCGTGGCTGTTTGCCAGCAATTCGAAATAGCTCATGGCAATATGACAATCAGCCATAGGCGCGAGCGCATCTTTCGGTGCCGAAGCCACTAGTAAATGCGGTGCATTGCGAAAAATTATGTCTTTGCCGTCTTCGCATCCTTTGAGGAAATCAGCTATCCGCTCCAGACCTTTCGGGAGGTTACCTTCGCGAATTACTTTGAGAGCAGCTGCGGTTGCCTGCTCGCGGAGCTTGTCCATGGATTCGGGGTTATCTATTACGGTAAGCCGGTTTTGTCGCTGATTGACAGCGGTAGGGGCATGGTCCACCACGTGTAGCATATGATGAATGAGTTCTGGGTCAACACCCTCTTTTTTGTATCTTCGGATAGAACGACGGCTTAAGATCAGGGTTTCCATCTGGTTGGGGGCGGGCAATCCACCCTTGATTGAGGCACTGTTGGCCGGATCTTTTCCAAGGATACTCAAAGCACCTGTTTTGCATACGGCGAGACAGTGCTGGCATCCAATACACTTTTCTTCCTTTTCTTCATGGATAAAAGGATAGTCGTCCATTCCTATGATGCCGTATAGGCAGTCCTGAGCGCATTCTCCGCACTTAATACATTTATCTGTATCTACCTTAAAATTTAACATGTGTTACCCTTATACCTGTGTAGAGTTTGTTTTCTGTAAGCTTAATCACAGTAGCACAGAGGAAATGTAGCAAGAATACGTACTTTGCTGTAATTTTACGCGGTAATAGGTCGCACGGTGATGTAGAGAAGAAGTGAAGACATAGCAGGCAGAAAAAGAGCACCCTCAATGAGGGTGCTCTTTTTCTGCAATATTATCTTTCGCCCTTGCGGGCGCTGAACATGGCAATACAGCCTTTTACTTCAATTTTAACATTGGAGAATCGGGACTCCAGTTCTTCACGTAAACCGTTACGGTAGTCTCGCGTGTTAGAGAATATTCTTTTTTTGTTATAGAAGGCCATGAACTTTTGTGCAGCGAAGTTTTGTCGTACGCCGTGGCTCAGGATTGTTGATCCGAAAATCTTTCCACCGTCGTACAGGTATTCTGAAAGGGTATCCAAAATGACTGCTTTTTCTTTTATTGCTCCGGGGAGGCAGTGAAAAAGAGCGTTGATGCTTATTGAATCAAATTTGTTACATGGCAAATTCAGCGGTGCAAGAATATCTGCCTGATATACTTCCGGCTTGAAACGCTTAACACGCGCTGCGGCGGTATCTAAGCATGTGCTGTTTGCATCCAACAGGGCTAGGCGGCGTTTTTGTTCTAACAGGCATTTGTCGAGAAAGTAACCTGTGCCCACGCCGACATCCAGATGGTTAAGCGAAACGTGTTTGCGAAAATGGTAGCGCAGGTGCTTGGTTGGGCAGCGCCAGATAAATGAGTTTGAAATGCCGAGTACCCATATATCGTATAGAGATAGGACAGGTTTTGTATAGAATCCCTGCCCCGCGTGTATTACTTGTGACTGTTTCATTATATAAAATTTCTCCTCATCAGGTCACTTGATGATGAACTGTTGCGGGCTGTATGCTTTTGTGCTTCACGAGAACATTGAATGTAGCCCGAGCTGGTATCCATATTGTATGAACCATGTTCAGGAGAAGGTAAAAAAGCAATAAATTCCACACGAATTGTGGTTGCGATGTGATTTTTAATAATATTGTCGTTAAGCGCACAGAAAAAGCGCCCTGTATCGTGTCACAGGGCGCTCTTCACTGATAGCCAAGATGTGAGTACAGCATCATTAATCATAATGAAAGTTGAAATCACATCGCAAGGAGGTAACGGCTTTTAAAATGAAACTTATCATATTGTTGTGCGATAAGAAGTCATTCAAGTGACAGTTTGTTTTTACGCTCCAGCGCAAGTGGACCGACTGGCCACAATAACTGCGTTAGAAGTTGGAACAGGTTTTTATTTGCTCCCAAAATGCGAGAAAGGAAAGCTGAAAATTGTTACGCTTGTTTTTAAACAAGTAAGCTGTCAGGTCGCGTAGGTTGTTTGGCCTATTTGATAGTAAAAGTCCCTCCCGCAGGTACTGCGGAAGGGACTTTCGTGCTTAGGCGCTATCCGAGGATAGCTTTGAGATCTTCTTCTGGGGTGGATATAGGTTTGATACCGTAGTTATCTACCAGAATGTTCAGGATGTTCGGGCTGATGAATGCAGGAAGGGAAGGCCCGAGGCGAATGTCGGTAATACCGAGAGAGAGAAGGGTGAGAAGAATAACAACAGCCTTCTGCTCGTACCAGCTGAGTATCAGTGATAATGGGAGTTCGTTTACGCCGCACTCGAATGCGCCAGCAAGGGCTATCGCAATCTGGATTGCGGAGTATGCATCGTTACACTGACCAATGTCGAGGAGACGAGGAATACCACCGATGTCGCCTAGCTTTTTATCAAAGAAACGGAATTTACCACAAGCAAGTGTAAGGATGACCGTATCTTCAGGAGCCTGTTCTACAAACTCAGTGTAGTAGTTACGGCCAGGTTTGGCGCCATCACAACCACCGACAAGGAAGAAGTGGCGGATTGAACCGGCCTTAACACCTTCGATTACTTTGTCTGCAACACTCATTACGGTGTTGTGGCCAAAGCCGCAAAGAACGCTGCCTTTGTCCGCGGTGTCAGTGAAGCCGGGCTGTGCAAGTGCGCGTTCGATAACCGGAGTAAAATCTTTAGCGGGGCCGATGTGGGTAAGACCAGGCCAGCCAACAAGACCGGTTGTGAACACGTTGTCTTTGTAAACTTCCTGAGGTTTCTGGATACAGTTAGTGGTAAAGAGAATTGCACCGGGAAATTCAGGAAATTCTTTATGCTGATTCTGCCATGCTGTACCGAAGTGGCCGTAGAAATGCTCAAATTTTTTGAGTTCGGGATAAGCGTGACATGGGAGCATTTCACCGTGTGTGTAAATATTGATACCTGTTCCTTCAGTTTGTTTAAGAAGGAGGTATAGGTCTTGAAGGTCATGGCCGGAAACAAGGATTGCTTTACCCGGGACGTGACCGAGAGGCACTTCAGTAGGTACTGGATGGCCGAATGTACCGGTGTTTGCTGTATCAAGCAGTTCCATAGCACGGAGGTTGACTTCGCCACATTTGAGACAGAGGCCGAGCCATGCTTGAAGGTCTCGGTCCTGTTCGTCGTAACCAGCTGCAAGACCGGTGTATATAAAGTGGTATACAGAGGAATCCTGCTGACCGAGTACTGCCGCATGGTCAGCGTAAGCACAAAGGCCTTTCATACCGTAAAGAAGAAGTTGTTTTGCGGAGCGGATATCATCGTCAGTATCAAAGTTTTTAATGGAATGTGCTTCGCCCTGAGCAATTAAACCCTCAAGAGTTTCAGCCGGCTCAAAATTTCCTGGCCCGCTTGCGAAATGAACATCAAGTGCTTTGCGGTGCGCTACGATTTCATTGATAAATTTCTGAAAATCTTCAGGTGTGAAATTAACATTGGTAAGAGTGGTGAAGAGCATTTTGGCAGTAAAATGGCCAAGGTTGTTGCTGCTGTCACCTTTTTTTAGCGCAGTAAGAGCAAGGCCGCGCAGTGCATAGACTGTGAGATCCTGAAGTGCTGCAACGTCTGCTTTTTTGCCGCATACGCCAATTTTGTCACAACCGATACCTTTTGCGGTTTGCTCACACTGGTTACAGAACATAGGTAACTCCTTTTTTTGAGTATTAACTTGAGTTGCTTCGTCTGCCGTAAAAATTTTTTTCAAGAAATCCAACATACTGGTACACCTCATATGGGCTAAAAAATTTTGTGTGTCTCATCGAACAGCAACTTGACAGCAATTAGAAGTTATTTGATGCGCGAAAGAAGTTCGTTGCCATTGAATGCAACCTAGCTATCCTATGAATTTTATTCTGTGACACGGGTCAAAAAACAGAAGTCGTGTCAAAAAAAAGTTGGTTCAGGCATTTTATTTTACCATAGTGAATTTCTCATGTTACTCCTGTGAGGAATATTATATAGGGGGGCATCTTGATATCATCAGGGTGTGCTTACTGTTTGCTTGCAAGAAAAAAGAGGAAAGTGTACCTTTTCCACTTGACGATTGGGTGGGGAATGCGTAAATACCATCTTCGCCGTAACGGTGTAGGCGCGTAGCTCAGTGGTAGAGCACTACCTTGACATGGTAGGGGTCAGCAGTTCGATACTGCTCGTGCCTACCAACACTGACGGATTGTAGGGAGGCGATAGCCTCCCTTTTTTTTATATATTCGAAAATTTTCAGGAGATACCATCGTGAACGTGTCTATTGAAGGACAAGTTGTAGAGGTAGCAGCAGAAGCAAGCTGCCGTGATGCCCTGAGAGAAGTACTCAGCGGTAAAAAATTCAAGACTGTGTTGGCTGCAAAGTGCGGCACGACAACGCTTGATCTCACTGCAACTATTCCGACAGGTTGTGATGAAATCACGCCTGTATACGCGGACACGCCGGAAGGTCTTGCCTTACTCAGACACTCAACTGCGCACATTATGGCTGATGCAGTTAAGCGTTTGTTCCCTTCTGCTAAAGTTACCATTGGTCCTTCCATTGAAAACGGTTTTTACTACGACTTCGACGTAGAGCGCCCGTTTACTACTGAAGACCTTGAAGCGATTGAAGCGGAGATGACCAAGATTATCCGTGAGGCTGCTCCATTTACTTGCGAAGTTGTTTCCAAAGACGAAGCGAAAAAATTGTTTGCTGATATGGGAGAAAGCTACAAGCTTGAACTTATTGATGCTGTCGATGACGATGTGGTTTCCATTTATCGTCACGGCGATTTTGCAGACCTTTGTCGTGGCCCGCATCTTCCAACAACCGGATACGTTAAGTCGTTTAAACTCATGTCTGTTGCTGGTGCTTACTGGCGCGGAGATGAAAAGAACCCAATGCTTTCACGTATCTACGGTACTGCGTTCTCTGATCCTAAGGAACTCAAAAAATACCTCAACCGTCTTGAAGAGGCGAAAAAACGTGATCACCGCAAGCTTGGTGCAGCACTTGACCTTTTCAGCTTTCAGGAAGAGGGCGGAGTTGGTATGGCCTACTGGCATCCAAAAGGTGCCCTTATCCGTACTATCCTTGAAGACTTTGAACGAAAAGAGCATTTAAAACGCGGATACGATATCGTACAGGCACCGCAGATTCTCAAGCGAGAGCTTTGGGAACGCTCCGGTCATTACGACAACTACCGTGAAAATATGTACTTCACCGAAATCGACGAAGTGCCATACGGCGTAAAGCCAATGAACTGTGTTGCGCACATGCTTATTTATAAGTCTCACATGCGTAGCTATCGTGACCTTCCAATGCGCTATTTTGAGCTTGGAGTGGTTCACCGTCACGAGAAGTCCGGTGTGTTGCATGGTCTTATGCGTGTTCGTCAGTTCACTCAGGATGATGCTCATATTATTTGCCGCCCTGATCAGCTTCAGGAAGAGATTGTTGGTGTTCTTAACTTTGTTAAAGACATTATGAATGTTTTTGGTTTTGAATACTCTCTTGAGCTTTCCACCCGTCCTGAAAAATCCATTGGCGATGACGCTGATTGGGATCTGGCAACGGAATCCCTGATTGAAGCGCTTAAGGCCATTGATCTTCCTTACGAGATTAACGAAGGTGACGGCGCTTTTTACGGACCAAAGATTGATATTAAACTCCGTGATTGTCTTGACAGAGAATGGCAATGTGCTACCGTTCAGTGTGATTTTACCTTGCCAGAACGCTTTGATTTAGGGTACGTGGGCGAAGATGGTGAACGTCACCGCCCTGTAATGGTTCATCGCGTTATTCTTGGTTCAGTTGAACGTTTTATTGGTATTCTTACTGAACACTATGCTGGTGCATTCCCAACTTGGCTTGCTCCGGTACAGGCCCGTGTGCTAACTGTCACCGATGCACACAACGAATTTGCAGAAGAAATCAAAGCGGAGCTTCGTAAAGAAGGAATCCGCGTTGAAGCAGATACTCGTAATGAAAAGCTGGGTTACAAAGTTCGTGAAGCCCAGGTTTCTAAGATCCCGTATATGCTAGTTATCGGGGATAAAGAGGTTGAAGAACAAGGTGTGAACGTACGCATGCGTAAGGGCGAAAACCTTGGTCTGAAATCTGTTTCGGAAGTGGTAGAGCTTATTAAAGCTGATTGTGAAGAACCGTTTAAAAGCGGAGGGTTAAGCTATCGCTTTTCCTAAATATCGTCGGCAAGAGCCGCAAGATATGACTAAGCGTAACGAACAAATTCGTGCGCGTGAGGTTCGTGTTATTAGTGAAACTGGTGAGCAGCTTGGAATTCTTGGAAGAAACCAGGCCATCGACATCGCTAAAGAAAAAGGACTCGACCTCGTTGAGGTGGCTGCTAATGCTGAACCACCTGTCTGCAAGATCATGGACTATGGTAAGTACAAGTTCGAGCAGAAAAAGAAGAAACAGGAAGCAAAGAAAAATGCTGCTGTAGTTCAGGTTAAAGAAATCAAAGTTCGTCCAAAAACTGACGAGCACGATTACCAGACTAAACTTAAGCACATTCGTCGCTTCCTTGAAGCCGGTGACCGTTGTAAGGTTACTGTGTTCTTCCGTGGACGTGAAATCGTTCATAAAGATCGCGGTCTTACAATTTTGGAACGGGCTATGGAGGATACTAAGGATATCGCAAAAGTGGACCAGATGCCACGTTCCGAAGGACGTACCCTGCACATGTTGCTGGTGCCGACTGCGAAAAAATAAGCATTCTGGCTTGATTTTGTGATTGAATTAGAGCAATATCCCCGCTTCGCGTAGTTATACTTGTTGTTCTGCGCTTTGCTCAGAGGAATTTTCTGAAAACTCCTTGTACTGCAAGGGGTTTTCTCTCGCGTGCTGTCGTTACGCTGTAGAATGACAGTACAGCAATAACGGTAAGGAGATTAACATGCCAAAGATTAAAACCAGACGTGGCGCTGCAAAGCGTTTTTCTTTGACTGGTACCGGCAAGATCAAACGTCGCAAGCAGAACCTTCGTCATATCCTGACTAAGAAAAGTGCAAAGCGTAAAATGAATCTCGGTCAGTCTGCTATTGTTGATAGAAGCAATGAAAAAGCTGTTCGTCGCATGCTTCCTAACGCATAAGACGTATCACTTTAGTATATAACATTTTTTCGCGCTCCGTTGGCACATCTCTCGCCTCACGGAGTGACAAAGACCCTGGAGGGTATCCATGCGAGTCAAGAGAGGCTTGGCGGCTCATCGTCGTCATAAGAAATATTTGAAAATGGCTAAAGGCTTCCGTGGCGGTCGTTCTAAACTGTACCGCACAGCACGTGAAGCAGTAGAAAATGCATTAGTTTATTCTTACCGTGACCGTAAGACCAAGAAACGTGAGTTTCGTCGTCTTTGGATCCTGCGTATCAACGCTGGCGCCCGTTTGAACGGTCTTTCCTACAGCAAGTTCATGCACGGCCTGACCCTGGCTGGTGTTGAACTGAACCGTAAGGTCCTTGCTGACCTTGCAGTTCGCGAAAAAGAGCACTTTGCCCAGCTTTGCGAAATCGCAAAAGCTAAGCTGAGCTAAGTAGCACTTTCAGGTATGAGCCTGATTCACGAATTAGAAAGCCTGGTTCAGGAGCTTAACAGCGGCCTGGATCAGGCTTTTTCATTAAGCGTAGTGGAAGATTTGCGTGTAGCCTTCTTGGGTCGAAAGGGTAAACTCGCGCAGATCATGCAACGTCTTCCAGAACTGTCTCCAGAAGAACGTCCGGAAGTTGGTAAAACTGCAAACATCGTAAAGGGTAAGCTTACTGGCTTGCTTGATGAGTGCAAAACTAAACTTGAAAACGCAGCAGAAGCGGACAAACTTGCCAAGTTTGACCCTTCAATGCCGGGACGTATGCCTTGGCAGGGTTCATTGCACCCTATCACCAAGGTGATGACAGAAATCTGTGATATCTTCAAAGGGCTTGGATACGACATCGTAACCGGTCCTGAAGTAGAGAACGATTTTTATAACTTCGAAGCGCTCAATCTGCCTCCAGAGCATCCAGCGCGTGACATGCAGGATACCCTGTACGTAACAGATAATATTCTTCTGCGTACGCACACATCTCCAATGCAGGCACGTACTATGCTCAAGCGGAAACCACCGCTTGCTATTATCGCACCTGGTAAAGTGTACCGTCGTGATTCTGACCTTACACACACACCTATGTTCCATCAGATCGAAGGTCTGCTGGTTGGCGAAAAAGTAAGCCTTGCAGAGCTCCGCGGTACCCTTACCGCCTTTCTTCAGGAAGTGTTCGGGCCGGAAACCAAAGTTCGTTTCCGTCCTAGTTTCTTCCCGTTCACCGAGCCTAGCGTAGAAGTAGATATTTCTTGCTGCATGTGCGGTGGCGACGGCGTAGTGGACTGCAAGCCTTGTCGTGTCTGCAAGCAGACTGGTTGGGTTGAAATCCTTGGTTGTGGCATGGTTGATCCTGAAGTGTTCAAGAAAGTTGGCTATGATCCGGAAAAATACACCGGCTTTGCTTTCGGTCTTGGTGTGGAGCGTGTTGCAATGCTTAAATACGGCATTGGTGACCTCCGCATGTTCTTCGAGAACGATGTGCGTTTCCTTAACCAGTTTATCTAGCAGGGGAGAATAGTACCATGCTTTTAAGTATCAACTGGTTGAAAGAGTTTGTTCCGTTTACCGGAACAATTCAGGAACTTGATGACGCGCTGACCATGCTTGGTCTTGAAGTGGAAGAAGTAATTCATCCGTTTGAAGGCATTAAGCCAATGGTTATCGGTCACGTTGTTGAGTGTGAAAAACATCCTGAAGCAGAAAAACTTTCTGTATGTAAGGTCGATGTTGGCGAAGCAGAGCTGTTAAACATTGTCTGCGGTGCACCGAATGTTCGTAAAGGACTGAAAGTTGCTGTAGTCAAAGTTGGCTCTGAAATGCCTGACGGCACCAAGATTAAAAAGACAAAACTTCGTGGTATTCCATCCATGGGTATGATTTGTTCAGAGCGTGAGCTTGGACTTTCAGACGCACATGATGGCATCATGGAGCTTCCGGAAGAACTCGTGCCGGGTGCAAGCCTTGTCGAGTCCTTGAATCTGGATGAAGTAGTGCTGGATATTTCCATCACTCCTAACCGTGCGGACTCCTTGAGTGTTCTCGGTGTTGCCCGTGAGGTTGCACTTGCTTTTGATCTGCCGCTCACCGTACCTGAGTATACTCTTGTTGAGTCCGGTGATGATTGCTCTGATGAAGTGGCAATCGAAATTACCGATGCAGATAAATGTTATTGCTACTACGGTCGTATTCTTGAAGGTGCTGCCATTGGTCAGTCTCCTGCATGGATGCGGTACCGTCTTGTAGCTGTCGGCTTGCGTCCTATTTCGAATATCGTAGACGTGACCAACTACATCATGATGGGTTTTGGTCAGCCGCTTCACGCATTTGACCTTGATCGTCTTGATGGTGCCAAGGTTATTATAGATACGGCTGCTGAAGGTGAAAAGTTCATTACTCTTGATGAGCAGGAACGGACACTGAAGGCAACGGATCTTATGATCAAAGACGGTAGCAAAAGTGTTGCCCTTGCCGGTGTTATGGGTGGCGCTAACAGCGAAATTCATGATGGATCTACACGTATTTTCCTTGAATCAGCTGTGTTCCAACCTGCATCTGTACGCCGCACTGCACGTCGCCTTGGTCTCTCCTCTGATGCTTCTTTCCGCTTTGAACGCGGTGTTGATCAGTTACATTGTCCAGAAGCAATGGATCGCGCAGCAGCTATGCTTGCTGAGCTTACTGGTGCAACCGTCCGTAAAGGCATATGTAAAGCTGAACCAAAGCCTTGGGTTGCTCCTGAGCTTCAGTTCCGCCCGCAGCGTTGTCGTGATCTTCTTGGCGTAGATGTGGATGATTCTTTCTGCAAAGCTACCCTTGAAAAGCTTGGCTGTACTATCTCCGGCGCAGATACTGCGGACTGGACAGTGGTACCGCCTAGCAACCGTCTCGACTATGAGCGCGAAGTAGATTTTATTGAAGAGGTTGCACGCGTATACGGCATGGATCGTATTGAGCCTGTTCTTCCTCAAGTGAAACGTACTCTAGAAGCACGTAATGATGATTGCAACGAGTACGAGTTCTGGTCTCTCATTAAACGCTGGGGCTGCGGTCTCGGACTGAATGAAGCGATCAACTACTCTTTCGTTGGTCATGCAGATCTTGATCTGTTTAATTTGCCTACAGACAACCGCATCACTATCATGAATCCGCTCTCTTCTGAGCAGGATGCGATGCGCACAGAACTTGCTCCGGGGCTTTTGCAGAACCTTCGCTATAACTTGGGACACGGCAACACCGGTCTGCGTTTGTTTGAACTTGCGCATATCTTTGAAGCTGATGAATCAAGTGATACAACTGTTCGCGAATCCGGCCGCCTTAACATTTTGTTCTACGGTGACCGTTTTGATTCTGCATACCCTCGTATGACTTCTGAAGCAGAGTATGCTGATATTAAAGGTTGCGTAGAACATCTTCTTGCACATCTTCATGTAGGAGAGCCTAGCTTTACTCTTGCAGAAGATCATGTATGGCTGTCTCCGGCTGTAGATGTTGTCGTTGGCAACCAGAAAGTTGGCACTATCGGAAGAATCAATCCTGTGATTGCTGATGCCTACAATGCTAAAAAAGATGTCTGGTTTGCAGATCTTGATACAGACGAACTGAGTAGATTGTATGTAGCAAGCTGTGTTAAATTTTCCAGCTTGCCTGTGCATCAGTCTGCATGGAACGACCTCACTGTAATCGCTCCGATTACACTTAATGTTCAGGCTATCTTTGATCAGGTTGCAGCAACAAAATTGCCGCTTCTTGAGAAGATGGAACTGATCGACGTGTTCGTACCTGAAGTGTCAGAAGATGCTGAAGAAACTCGCAATTTGACTTTCCGCCTTACTTTCCGTCATGGTTCAAAGACATTGAAAGATAAGGATGTAGACAAAGAGCGTAAAAAGGTGGTTAAATCTCTCGAAAGCGCATTGCCTGTTCGCATTTAGTCAGGAAACAGCTCTGCAGGGAGACGTATGAAAGCAAAGACCTATCGTATCGGTGAGGCTGCTACCCTGTTGAACTTAAAACCGTATGTCTTGCGGTTTTGGGAAACAGAATTCAAACAGCTTATCCCTATACGCACCCAAAAGGGGCAGCGTATGTATTCCGAACAGAATATACTTCTGTTGCGGGCGATACGGCATTTGCTTTACGAACGCGGTTTGACCATTGAAGGCGCCCGTAAGGTGCTTGGTCAATATGAAGAAATACATGGCTCTATCACCGGTCCGGAATTTCCCGGGCCGGAGATAGAGGCTTTTTGTGCAGGGAGCGGCACAGAGAAGCCTCTGTATGGAACAGAAGCTTCCGGTGCAATTGATGTCGAGGAGATCATTACAGAACTCGCATCGCTCCGTGATTTGCTTATAACGGGTCGTCATTGATGTACCCGTATTTTTGTGTGTGATGTCCGTTGGGGGCGAGCACACCCGCACAGTACCATAACCGGCGAAAGCCACAGAGAAGATACTATGATCCTTTCACCTTCGTTATTGTCTTCTGACTTCGGCAGACTTGCTGAGGAATTACAGGCACTCGAACAGGCAGGACTGAAGTGGGTACACTGGGATGTCATGGACGGCATGTTTGTACCTAATATTACTCTTGGAGCACCTATTATTAAACGTCTCCGTAAAGAGAGTAACCTCTTTTTTGACGTTCATATGATGGTTCAGCAGCCGGAGCGCTACGTTGAAGACTTTGTGGATGCCGGTGCAGATATGGTTGTTATTCATGCAGAAGCAACCAATCACCTTGAACGCACAATTGCTGAAATTAAGCGAAAAGGTGCGCAGGCGGGCGTGGCTCTTAACCCGCATACTCCTCTCTCTGTTCTTGATTATGTTCTCGATGAACTGGACATGGTGCTCATTATGAGTGTTAACCCGGGATTCGGTGGACAAAAATTTATTCCGTTCAGCATGCGTAAAATTGCAGAGCTTTCGGATATGATTAAGAAGCGCGGCCTTTCAACCCTTATTCAGGTTGATGGCGGGGTGGATCCTGATAACACTTCTGAATTGATACGTAATGGCGCAGACGTGCTTGTATCCGGTTCTGCATTTTTTGGTTTTCCGCCGTACGCAGATCGCTTGAAGATGTTTGAAGAGATAGCTCGTAACGCATAACGGTCTTTTTGAGAGACGTTATCAACGGTTGTCATGGCGGCGATTAATGTCTATCGACAGCCACAGCAACCAGCTGGAAAAAATTTTATCGCATCATTCTTTTAGGAGGAAACGATGCCTTCTCGTAAAGACCTCGCCAATGCAGTCCGCGCTCTGAGCATGGACGCTGTGCAGCAAGCAAACTCAGGCCACCCAGGCGCGCCAATGGGTATGGCTGATATTGCTGAAGTTCTCTGGAACGATTTTCTTAAGCATAACCCAAGCAACCCTGCATGGGCTAACCGTGACCGTTTTGTACTGTCTAACGGTCATGCTTCCATGCTTATTTACTCTTTACTGCATCTCTCCGGTTACGACCTGAGCCTCGAAGAGATCAAAAATTTCCGTCAGATGGGTTCAAAAACTCCGGGTCATCCAGAATATGGCATGACTCCGGGTGTTGAACTTACTACTGGCCCTCTTGGTCAGGGTATCGCTACCGCAGTGGGTATGGCAGTTGCTGAAAAAGCACTCGCTAAGCACTTCAACCGTGACGGCTTTGACGTTGTAGATCACTACACCTACGTTTTCATGGGTGATGGTTGTTTAATGGAAGGTGTCTCTCACGAAGCATGTTCTTTTGCCGGTACTCTTGGTCTCGGTAAATTGATCGCATTCTGGGATGATAACGGTATCTCCATTGACGGTAAAGTTGACCACTGGTTCGACGAAGACACCGCTGCACGCTACGAAGCATACGGCTGGCATGTCGTTCGCAACGTAGATGGGCATAACCCTGAAGCAATCAAAAAAGCTGTTGAAGAAGCAAAAGCAGAAACTGCTAAACCTTCTCTCATCTGCTGTCGCACAATCATTGGTTTCGGTGCTCCGCACAAGCAGGGTACTGCTGCAACCCACGGTGCTCCTCTTGGCGATGATGAGATCGCAGCTACCCGTAAAGAAATCGGTTGGGCTCATCCTGCTTTTGAAATCCCAACTGAGGTTGCTGATGCATGGAACGCTCGTGAGCGTGGTGCAGAAGCTGAAAAAGAAT
This genomic interval carries:
- the pheS gene encoding phenylalanine--tRNA ligase subunit alpha codes for the protein MSLIHELESLVQELNSGLDQAFSLSVVEDLRVAFLGRKGKLAQIMQRLPELSPEERPEVGKTANIVKGKLTGLLDECKTKLENAAEADKLAKFDPSMPGRMPWQGSLHPITKVMTEICDIFKGLGYDIVTGPEVENDFYNFEALNLPPEHPARDMQDTLYVTDNILLRTHTSPMQARTMLKRKPPLAIIAPGKVYRRDSDLTHTPMFHQIEGLLVGEKVSLAELRGTLTAFLQEVFGPETKVRFRPSFFPFTEPSVEVDISCCMCGGDGVVDCKPCRVCKQTGWVEILGCGMVDPEVFKKVGYDPEKYTGFAFGLGVERVAMLKYGIGDLRMFFENDVRFLNQFI
- the pheT gene encoding phenylalanine--tRNA ligase subunit beta yields the protein MLLSINWLKEFVPFTGTIQELDDALTMLGLEVEEVIHPFEGIKPMVIGHVVECEKHPEAEKLSVCKVDVGEAELLNIVCGAPNVRKGLKVAVVKVGSEMPDGTKIKKTKLRGIPSMGMICSERELGLSDAHDGIMELPEELVPGASLVESLNLDEVVLDISITPNRADSLSVLGVAREVALAFDLPLTVPEYTLVESGDDCSDEVAIEITDADKCYCYYGRILEGAAIGQSPAWMRYRLVAVGLRPISNIVDVTNYIMMGFGQPLHAFDLDRLDGAKVIIDTAAEGEKFITLDEQERTLKATDLMIKDGSKSVALAGVMGGANSEIHDGSTRIFLESAVFQPASVRRTARRLGLSSDASFRFERGVDQLHCPEAMDRAAAMLAELTGATVRKGICKAEPKPWVAPELQFRPQRCRDLLGVDVDDSFCKATLEKLGCTISGADTADWTVVPPSNRLDYEREVDFIEEVARVYGMDRIEPVLPQVKRTLEARNDDCNEYEFWSLIKRWGCGLGLNEAINYSFVGHADLDLFNLPTDNRITIMNPLSSEQDAMRTELAPGLLQNLRYNLGHGNTGLRLFELAHIFEADESSDTTVRESGRLNILFYGDRFDSAYPRMTSEAEYADIKGCVEHLLAHLHVGEPSFTLAEDHVWLSPAVDVVVGNQKVGTIGRINPVIADAYNAKKDVWFADLDTDELSRLYVASCVKFSSLPVHQSAWNDLTVIAPITLNVQAIFDQVAATKLPLLEKMELIDVFVPEVSEDAEETRNLTFRLTFRHGSKTLKDKDVDKERKKVVKSLESALPVRI
- a CDS encoding MerR family transcriptional regulator encodes the protein MKAKTYRIGEAATLLNLKPYVLRFWETEFKQLIPIRTQKGQRMYSEQNILLLRAIRHLLYERGLTIEGARKVLGQYEEIHGSITGPEFPGPEIEAFCAGSGTEKPLYGTEASGAIDVEEIITELASLRDLLITGRH
- the rpe gene encoding ribulose-phosphate 3-epimerase, which codes for MILSPSLLSSDFGRLAEELQALEQAGLKWVHWDVMDGMFVPNITLGAPIIKRLRKESNLFFDVHMMVQQPERYVEDFVDAGADMVVIHAEATNHLERTIAEIKRKGAQAGVALNPHTPLSVLDYVLDELDMVLIMSVNPGFGGQKFIPFSMRKIAELSDMIKKRGLSTLIQVDGGVDPDNTSELIRNGADVLVSGSAFFGFPPYADRLKMFEEIARNA